Sequence from the Methanosarcina siciliae T4/M genome:
GGAGATAGTCAAATTCGGCGTAGAAGGGGTTGTCTTCCCCGTTGTGGAGCATCCAGGCCAGGGTAAATGAGCCCCCGCGGCTGACCACGTTCATGATCCTGTCGCTCTGGCGCAGGCGTTCGAGGGAGTTTAAGTTGACCCCGGCATGCACGGTCACAAAGTCCACGCCCTGTTCGGCATGCTTCCGGACAGCGTTGAACATGTCGTCCGAGGTCATTTCCACGACAACTTTCCGGGACGCTGCCGCCTGGTAGATAGGGACGGTGCCTACAGGGATGTTTACGGCTTTGAGGATGCGGGTACGGATCTCGTTCAGGTCTCCTCCGGTGGAGAGGTCCATAACTGCATGAGCCCCGAAGGCTTTTGCAGCTTTTGCTTTCTCTACCTCGGCATCAATGTCGATGCAGTCCCTTGATGTGCCGACGTTGGCATTGATTTTTGTGCTCATGTATTTGCCAATCCCGACAGGGAGGGTTTCTCGCCTGTTGTTCTTCGGAATGGCTATCAGGCCCTTTGCCACGCAGGAGCGGACCGTTTCGGCATCTATTCCTTCAGCTTTTGCCACGTCTTCTATTGAGGGGGTGACGATTCCCTTTTTAGCGTCTTCCATCAGCGTCATTGTTACTCCGTATGATGAGGGGGAATGGGTAAGTATTAGAATGTATCAATTGTACAGAACGATCCAGCTATAGGGATCAATTGCAGCGATTAGTCAGCAATTGACCGACTATAACAACAAAGTAATCGATTAGTTGCAACGATTAATCTCAAAGGTTCACTACACCGATTGATTACCAAGATCAATCTCTATCCAGGGTGCAAAATAGAACAAACGGTATACTGATATATAACTTTTCATTTTGCGGAAAGCCATTAATAATCTATAAATGGCGAAATATATAAATCATGTGTAGGTCCATTACATGATATAATGTGCATATTGTATTTGATTTGCACATTACATTGCACATTACATATGTGATGTGTATTTACGTGCATATTACTTGTATATTACATGTTCGTCATAATAAGCAAAGAAAACTGCCTGCAGAAATCGTATTTATAAAGATCCATCATAGAGAAAAAGGTAAGGGAAGAATTCAGAAAATAATTCCGGAAAAAAAGAAACTCTGGGATCTTTCCGCATTTCAGCTTTTATCCGTATCAAGGAGTTCAGGTTTTTAACCATGACAGTTGTCGCATTTGCAGAAAAGAATAAGGCAGCCGCCCAGATAGCAAAGATCCTGGGCGATGGGGAAGTGGATAAAATTTCAGTAGAAGGGCTGCCTGCTTATGAGTTTAAATGGAAAGGAGAAGAATGGCTTGTGATGGGGTTATCCGGGCACATCATGAACTATGATTTTCCGGAACAATACAATAAATGGAGTGAGGTAAACCCCGGTACGCTGCTCGGGATAGACCCCGAAAAATTCGTGACCAGGAAAGAGTACGGAGCTGCAATAAAAAACCTGGCAAAAAGGGCAGACAAAATTATCCTTGCATGCGACTATGACAGGGAAGGGGAAAACATAGGGTTTGAGGCAAAAACCCTTGCTGAAGAGGTTACAAACGCGCCTGTTGCAAGGGCACGCTTTTCAGCCCTGTCCCCAAAAGAAGTCAGGAAAGCTTTTGAAAGCCCCGTAGACCCTGACCATAACCTGGCAATGGCTGCGGAAACCAGACAGATCCTTGACCTGAAAATGGGTGCGGCTTTTACAAGGTTTGTTACGCTTTCGGTTAGGGAAAAGGCAAGGACAAAAGATATCCTTTCAATCGGGCCCTGCCAGACGCCTACCTGCGGTTTTGTTTACGAAAGGGAAAAGGCGATCCGGGCTTTTAAGGCAAAGGACTTCTGGAAGATTACTGCAATTTTCGGAGCAAAAGGCGGAGACTTCGAGGGTACCCACAGGGCAGGAAATATCCACGACAAAGAAAAGGCAGCAGAGATCTTCAAAAGATTAAAGGGAGCAAAAGAAGGCTTTGTTGTAAAGAAAACGGTAAAGGAAGCAAAGACCAGCCCTCCGAATCCGCTCAATACAACGGAGTTTCTGAAGCGGGCTTCAAAGTTCCTGGGAATTAGCCCGGAAGTTGCCCTTGAAGTTGCCGAACAGCTTTACCTCGCCGGGTTTACAAGCTACCCCAGGACAGAGACCAACAAATATGCAGACGACTTCGACTTCAAGACCCTGTTATCTGATTTTGCAAGGCAAAAAGAGTATAGGCCCTTTGCCGAGTCAATCCTCTCTGCCCCGATAGTCCCGAAAAACGGAGACAAAGATGCGCACGACCACCCTCCTATCCACCCTATCCGGGCGGCTGCGAGGGGAGAAATCAGCGCTGCAATAAACATCCAGCACGCGGCAGAGGTTTATGACCTTATTGTAAGGCATTTCCTGTCAAACCTTATGCCTGCAGCAGTTTTTGAAAAGACTCACCTTCACCTGCAGGTCCGGGAAGAGCCTTTCGATTCCTCAGGGACCGTGCTTAAAGATGCGGGGTGGCTTGAAGCCTATCCATTTGAAAACAAAAAAGATAAGCTCCTCCCCTTTGTAGAGGAAGAAGAGAAAGTGGACGTAAAAAAGCTGAGCAACACCAAGTCCAAAACCAGCCCTCCGAAGAAGCTGACCGAAGCTGAGCTCCTGACCCTTATGGACAAGCACGGGATCGGGACAAAAGCAACAGCTCCTACCCATATCGAAACAAACAAAAAGCGCGGCTATTTCGAAACCAAGGGCAAGACTGTCTCGATCCTGGACACGGGATTTACTCTGATGGACGGACTCTCCCTGACCGTCCCGATCCTTGTCAGGCCAGACATCCGCGCAAAAATCGAAGCCCTGATTCAGGAAGTAGAGGACGGAAAAAAAGAGTTCGAAGCTGCCCTTGACGAGGGCACGATCCTGATCAAAGAGATGTACGCTCAGCTTGAAGCAAACAAAAAGGAGCTGACCGCAAACATTGCAGGTACGATCAAGGACGAAGCTGCCCTCGAAGACAAGAAAAACTATATCGGGACCTGCAAGGCCTGCGGGCACGTACTCAGGATCGTGCAGACGGACACAGGGCGTTTTGTGGGCTGCACAGGCTATCCGGACTGCAGAAACTCTTTCCCTCTGCCGAAAATCGGGGCTCTCACGGTGCTCCGGAGCAAGGAATGTAAGAAGGGAGGTGCAGCTGTCCTGAAGGTAGGCAATAAATACAACTGGGCTGTCGGCATAGGTCCCTGCTTTAAATGCGAACTTGAAAAGGAATGCTATCCCCCTGAAACCGTGGGTCCCTGCCCCCAGTGTGACGGGAGCATGTTCCTGATCTCTTTTAAAGACAGCCGTTTCCTGGGCTGCACAAAACGTTGTGGGTACACGCATTCGGTCCCCAAGACCGGAAAACTGATCCTGCTCGATAAAAGCTGTGAGACCTGCGGCTGGAAACTCTTCAGGTTAAAAGAGGACGAAAACCCGGAACTTGAGTTCTGCGTAAACCGGCGCTGTCCGGAAGGCCGGAAATACTGGAAACAGGCAGGCTCCAGAACTGTGCCCAGGGGTCAGGAAAAAGCTTCTGCTGCTTCGGCAGTTTCCTCACCGAGGGCGGGAGCAGGAAGAAAACCTGAAGCAAAAAGTACACCGGAAGCAAGAAGTACGGCAAGAAAAGCGGAAAGCTCGGCACCCGGTAGAGTTTCAAAATTATCTCCTGCATCGGGCAGGCGGAAAGAGAGCAAATGAAAAAACGTATTCCGGAGCTTTTCGGAATTCTTTTTTGTTGAGAAAGAGTTTGAAGAGCTTAAATATTCAAATACGCCCTTACAACAAGCCAGATTATAAGTCATCTAAAAATCTTTAGTCGCGTTTTAATTTTATAGGAAACGTCTTTTATAACTCAGAAGGCTTTTCAGGCTATTGCTTCGTAGATGCTGTGGTTATCACCGGCATAAGAGTCGTAGATATGCTGGAAAACCGTATTGCATTTCTCTTCATAAGTTGGTACAGCGTATGAGTCGGGAAGTCCTCTATCCAGTTCGTCTTCGATTTCTTTTTTGACTGCGGCGACAGCCTGCTGCTTCTTTCTCCAGTCCAGAACAAGTTTCTCGGCTTTTAATGTGGTAAGCAGCTCTTTTGAAACTTTCTTTACCTGGATTTTCTCTTTTTCTGTAAGATCAGGTTTTTTTAACTTGTCGAAGAGGGAGAGTTCTTCTTCAGTTAAATTTTCCATTATTGCTCTTTCGTCTTCTTTTTTCAACTCTTTAGCAAAATCGATCAATTCCTTGTAAGAATGATCTACATTAGCAGAACCCGAATTATATGCTTCGATCAGGGTTTCGAACCTCCTCTGGTAATCGAGGCGACTGCTATTTAATCTTATCATTTCTTTCAATTTGTAAGAAACAAGGTTTTTCAACCATTCAAATTCCGTGTTCTTGTGCTGTTTATCAAATCTGTCTGCCAGAGCATCGAAGTCTATTTCTTTAAGTGAAATAATTCTTCCTTTCTTTGACTCCTCAATAATGTATTCTCTGGACTTGATCGATTTATCCAGAACCCCCTGTATGCTGTCCATTACTCTTGAAATATCAACTTCAGGGTCCAGGGAATGAATTTCGTTTATCAGCTCCTCGTAAAGAGTTATTTGCAAAAGAAACTCTGAAGCCCGCTTGTGGGGGAGTATGGATTTATAGATTTTTAGGGCGACTCCGGCCTCGGTTAAAAACTTCTTTTTCGTTGATTTGTTTTTGAGAATAGCATCAGTGGCATTTTTCAAAAGCCTTATTTTCTCAAAACCTGACTTTGTCCTGATGATTTTTTTCGGATCTACAGAAAGGTCGGACAGGAATTTATTCAGCTCTTTGATCTTCTGTTCGAGAGTTTCCAGAAGTATTTCTTTTGGCTTTATCGGAATTTCAATCGTGCCGGATCTGGGTGTGGCGTAAATCTTGAGGGCCTTTTCAAGGTTTTCGAAGATACCCACATAATCAACAATAAAACCCCCGCTTTTATCTCCGTAGACCCTGTTAGCTCTGGCAATTGTCTGCATGAGGCTGTGGTCTTTCATGGGCCTGTCAAGGTAAATTGTTGAGAGTGAAGGAACATCAAAGCCTTCCCTCCATTTGCTGCAGACGAAAACAATTTTGAGATCGCTCTTTGAGTCTTTGAAAGTCTCTTCCAGATTTTCCTCATTCATTCTTTTCCTGTGGGGCTTTATATCCAGCTTATTTTTCTCAAACTTTTTTACCTCATTTTGCCCTTCGCTGACGACAACAGCCATGTCCACGCTTTCAAATTCTGAGATCAACTTTTCCAGCGCTTTTGCGTCCTCACTTCTTGTTGTAGCTTTTCTCTGTGCCTTAAGCTCATCGATATACTGGTTCCAGTATTTCCGGACTTTGTCGTACATCTTTACGGTTGTGAGCTTATCAATGGATACGACAAGGGCTTTGCCGGTATAGCCCCGTGTGACATAGTGTTCCACAATGTCTTTTGCAATTGTTTCCAGACGGTCTTCCCTTACAATGATGTGATATTCCTTGGCAAACTCGGTGGCAAGTTTTGATTCTTCTTCGCCATCAAGGCCGGCCTTTTCAATTTCCCCGTAAATATCGTCATTAAGGTTATCGTTTTTCAACTGGACTTCAGGAACCCGATTTTCATAATAGAGAGGAACAGTTGCCCCGTCTTCTATGGAGTTCATGAAGTTGTAGATGCTCACATAGTCCCCGAATGTGTCCCTTGTCTTTTCTTCTTCAGCCATTAAAGGCGTACCTGTAAAGCCTATAAAACCAGCATTTGGAAGGGCATCCCTCATGTTCTGCGCCAGGGTATCATACTGAGTCCTGTGGGCTTCGTCTGCAATTACTATGATGTCGTCACGTTTCGAAAGCAGAGGATGTTTTACGCCTTTTTTTGTCCCGAATTTATGGATCAGTGTGAAAACAAGCCTGTGGTCTTCGGTGAGCAAACGCTTGAGATGTTCTCCGCTTCTTGCCTGCACGCCGGCTTCACTTATTGCGCCTGCGTTCTGGAAATTCCGGTAGATCTGATCGTCAAGTTCGTCCCTGTCGGTCACGACCACAAAGGTGTAGTTTCCCGGAAATTTTCGCAGAATTTTTTGTGCAAAAAAGATCATGGAATAGCTTTTTCCCGAACCCTGAGTGTGCTAGAAGACCCCTATTTTCCCTTCGTTTTCGTTGCGTTTTTTGAAGGACTCGATGGCATTGTTGACTCCGAGGTACTGGTGATTTTTGGAAATGATCTTGACAGGGTGCCCTTCGCTGCTTGAAAATAGAGTGAAATTTTCCAGGATATCAAGGAAGCGGCTTTTTTCACAGGTCCCCTTTACCATTGTGTCCAGAATAGTGTCCCCGGTTTCCTTTTCGTCCCGGATCCGTTTCCATTCCGCAAAGTGCTCAAATCCACTTGTAATGGTCCCTATTTTTGATTCCCTGCCGTTGGAAAGAATTATGAAAGCATTGTACCAGAAAAGCTGGGGAATTACTTCTTTATAGTCCGTAAGGTTATCGTCAAAAGCCTCTTTCACCTTTCTGCCAGGGCCTTTAACTCGATAAAGATAAGGGGAATTCCGTTTACAAAGCCTAAAAGGTCAGTTCTTCTGGTGTCGATATCTCCGGTTATCCAGAACTGGGACGCTAAAAAGAAGTCGTTATTTTCGGGGTTCTCGAAATCGATGATTTTAACGGTCTGGTCTTCAAGTTCCCCTTTTTTGTTCCTGACTTTGACCTTGACCCCGTTTTTGATTATGGAATAAACTTCCTGATTTGCCTTTACAGAGCTGAGCCTGCTTCTGTCTTTTTCCAGCTCCTGAATTGCCAGTTCTTCAGCTTCCCCGCAGATGTCAGGATTGAGCTTTTTGATTGCCTCGTTCAGTTTTCGGACAAGTAGCACTTCGGACTTTGTTTTTCTCCCCAGAGTTCCTTTCCCGTCAAGCCCGATTTTTTCGTGGAAACAGTTTTAGGGAGTGTAACCCAGCTTTTTGAATTCCGGAATTGCAGCCTTTTCTACGAGGGAGTCTTCACTATAATCGGAATTCATTTCAGAATTTTCTTCAGAAATTGTTACCTGATCCGCTAGAGTTACTTTTTGCATCCTATCATCTTTTTTTCCAGCTAGGATCCTAACAGGTTTTACGCTGGAGAGTATATATTGAAAATTATATTCAAATTTGTTATCATCTTTTAGATTACTCTCTTATTTAAATGATATTGATTTAAGGTTCCAAATCTGAAAGAAAGTATGAAGCCTGAGAATGAAACCTGAAGAATTGAGAATAAAGCTTAAACAAGGACCGGAACAAAAAGGGACGGGTTGACGATCAGTTGTCCTGCAGGTCTTCTTCAAAAAAATCGTCATTTGGATCAGCGATGTCATCAACCAGATTGGAGATATAATATTGTAAATTGTCTCCAATCCCGTAAGGGCTATCATCCGAATCACGGTATAGTTTATGAAGCCTCTCTCTGAAATATGGGTAAAATTCTTGGCCTTTTTCAGTCCTGCCCAGTTCACAAAACTTTTCCATCATGTCAGATCCACCAACCTGAGATGCTTCGTCAATGCCTGAGAATTCATGAAGGTACTTCATGATATTTTCAACAAGGGTAAGGGTCAGGTCCATTGTCCCCTTAATATCTCCCGAAGCATCAAAATATTCGTTAATAGCTTTTTTTGCTACTGAATAACGAGGCCTGCTGGCGGCTCCTCTCGGT
This genomic interval carries:
- a CDS encoding type I restriction endonuclease subunit R produces the protein MIFFAQKILRKFPGNYTFVVVTDRDELDDQIYRNFQNAGAISEAGVQARSGEHLKRLLTEDHRLVFTLIHKFGTKKGVKHPLLSKRDDIIVIADEAHRTQYDTLAQNMRDALPNAGFIGFTGTPLMAEEEKTRDTFGDYVSIYNFMNSIEDGATVPLYYENRVPEVQLKNDNLNDDIYGEIEKAGLDGEEESKLATEFAKEYHIIVREDRLETIAKDIVEHYVTRGYTGKALVVSIDKLTTVKMYDKVRKYWNQYIDELKAQRKATTRSEDAKALEKLISEFESVDMAVVVSEGQNEVKKFEKNKLDIKPHRKRMNEENLEETFKDSKSDLKIVFVCSKWREGFDVPSLSTIYLDRPMKDHSLMQTIARANRVYGDKSGGFIVDYVGIFENLEKALKIYATPRSGTIEIPIKPKEILLETLEQKIKELNKFLSDLSVDPKKIIRTKSGFEKIRLLKNATDAILKNKSTKKKFLTEAGVALKIYKSILPHKRASEFLLQITLYEELINEIHSLDPEVDISRVMDSIQGVLDKSIKSREYIIEESKKGRIISLKEIDFDALADRFDKQHKNTEFEWLKNLVSYKLKEMIRLNSSRLDYQRRFETLIEAYNSGSANVDHSYKELIDFAKELKKEDERAIMENLTEEELSLFDKLKKPDLTEKEKIQVKKVSKELLTTLKAEKLVLDWRKKQQAVAAVKKEIEDELDRGLPDSYAVPTYEEKCNTVFQHIYDSYAGDNHSIYEAIA
- a CDS encoding DNA topoisomerase I — protein: MTVVAFAEKNKAAAQIAKILGDGEVDKISVEGLPAYEFKWKGEEWLVMGLSGHIMNYDFPEQYNKWSEVNPGTLLGIDPEKFVTRKEYGAAIKNLAKRADKIILACDYDREGENIGFEAKTLAEEVTNAPVARARFSALSPKEVRKAFESPVDPDHNLAMAAETRQILDLKMGAAFTRFVTLSVREKARTKDILSIGPCQTPTCGFVYEREKAIRAFKAKDFWKITAIFGAKGGDFEGTHRAGNIHDKEKAAEIFKRLKGAKEGFVVKKTVKEAKTSPPNPLNTTEFLKRASKFLGISPEVALEVAEQLYLAGFTSYPRTETNKYADDFDFKTLLSDFARQKEYRPFAESILSAPIVPKNGDKDAHDHPPIHPIRAAARGEISAAINIQHAAEVYDLIVRHFLSNLMPAAVFEKTHLHLQVREEPFDSSGTVLKDAGWLEAYPFENKKDKLLPFVEEEEKVDVKKLSNTKSKTSPPKKLTEAELLTLMDKHGIGTKATAPTHIETNKKRGYFETKGKTVSILDTGFTLMDGLSLTVPILVRPDIRAKIEALIQEVEDGKKEFEAALDEGTILIKEMYAQLEANKKELTANIAGTIKDEAALEDKKNYIGTCKACGHVLRIVQTDTGRFVGCTGYPDCRNSFPLPKIGALTVLRSKECKKGGAAVLKVGNKYNWAVGIGPCFKCELEKECYPPETVGPCPQCDGSMFLISFKDSRFLGCTKRCGYTHSVPKTGKLILLDKSCETCGWKLFRLKEDENPELEFCVNRRCPEGRKYWKQAGSRTVPRGQEKASAASAVSSPRAGAGRKPEAKSTPEARSTARKAESSAPGRVSKLSPASGRRKESK